One Caretta caretta isolate rCarCar2 chromosome 8, rCarCar1.hap1, whole genome shotgun sequence DNA window includes the following coding sequences:
- the CIMAP2 gene encoding ciliary microtubule-associated protein 2, whose translation MSVKPFGRKVGPGTYNIDHGSFSSSVLHEKASNSGWAKAEEAARLTQMPHFNFKETLKKRKYLKEKLGPGTYNIKDFLQETRPASIRGVCDTGEERFRDFIRDCHPGPGTYGKNGNPYALIEEKERHSANSQGIMDSKTEKSVLPTAAGSGLGPATYNLKNSTDEMLKRVVSIRGPYDTFTGDRSKPIICGHYAVEKTCIELGPSNVKSFVEELDTKDRKKNGVFSTLARNPGCPTERIFWTTLSQCPRATYAVGPGSHDPKPVERSEYFNQPPFWSSAKRVDRKAYRLFIGNTNPVGVGRYDITKQEKCKWNTRYRSLYQCETHRYLSNLEQDAYLLQRINPVNRGHWNNLVSAANDPDTSAQAIATSN comes from the exons ATGTCCGTGAAACCCTTT GGCAGAAAGGTAGGCCCAGGCACCTACAATATTGACCATGGAAGCTTTAGCTCCTCTGTGCTGCATGAGAAGGCTTCAAATTCTGGCTGGGCCAAAGCAGAGGAAGCGGCACGTCTCACCCAGATGCCCCATTTTAATTTTAAGGAGACATTGAAGAAACGCAAGTATCTG AAAGAAAAACTGGGCCCAGGAACTTACAACATCAAAGATTTTCTGCAAGAAACCCGACCTGCAAGCATCAGAGGTGTTTGTGACACTGGAGAAGAGAGGTTTAGAGACTTCATTAGG GATTGCCATCCTGGCCCTGGGACTTACGGCAAGAATGGAAACCCTTATGCCCTGATTGAGGAGAAGGAGAGACACTCGGCAAACTCTCAAGGGATAATGGACAGCAAAACCGAAAAATCTGTCTTACCTACTGCTGCG GGAAGTGGTTTGGGGCCAGCCACCTACAATCTTAAAAACAGTACAGATGAGATGTTGAAACGTGTGGTCAGTATTCGCGGCCCATATGACACCTTCACAGGAGACAGGTCAAAGCCTATTATCTGTGGACATTACGCTGTGGAA AAGACATGCATCGAGCTCGGCCCCAGCAACGTCAAGAGCTTTGTGGAAGAGCTGGACACCAAGGACAGaaagaaaaatggtgttttcaGCACCCTCGCTCGGAACCCCGGCTGCCCCACGGAGCGGATCTTCTGGACCACACTCAGCCAGTGTCCACGCGCCACG TATGCTGTAGGGCCAGGCTCACATGATCCAAAACCCGTGGAGCGATCGGAATACTTCAATCAACCTCCATTTTGGTCATCTGCAAAAAGGGTTGACAGGAAAGCATATCGCCTCTTTATTGGAAACACG AACCCAGTTGGTGTTGGTCGCTATGACATCACAAAACAAGAAAAGTGCAAGTGGAATACTAGATACCGGTCACTTTACCAGTGTGAAACACACCGTTATCTGAGTAATCTGGAACAGGATGCATACTTACT ACAGCGGATCAACCCTGTTAATAGagggcattggaacaatttggtTTCTGCTGCAAATGATCCAGATACCTCTGCACAAGCTATTGCTACTTCAAACTAA